In Halobacteriovorax sp. HLS, the following are encoded in one genomic region:
- the hutI gene encoding imidazolonepropionase, whose translation MSLMAFTNFSQIVTLQGALVKDGRNLSSEDLSIIENASIVFDSNEIKWVGPHTDLPADYAGISTEDFTGKVLLPEVVDSHTHLVFGGDRSNEYSMRLNGADYQEIANAGGGILSTMKSTNNLTQKELLDLAISRVEKIHSYGVGTIEVKSGYGLNYEKEKECSLIIDKLKSHFKGRVQIINTFMAAHAVPAKYSSSNEYLNKVVIPLLKELAPLHIIDAVDIFHESGYFDEVDTQQLFDVASILGIRVKSHADEFQDNKGAILAAKNGALSTDHLLMTSQDGIEALANSSTVATLLPGTGFFLGKPQADAKAFFDAGVKVAIASDYNPGSCHCDNVILIASIAAPHYKMNIAHLWSAITLNAAHALGLKNQGAIQEGLAPRFSIFDVNHIDKITYNWGTNFSIN comes from the coding sequence ATGAGTTTAATGGCATTTACTAATTTTTCTCAAATAGTCACTCTTCAAGGAGCACTTGTAAAGGATGGTAGAAACCTTAGCAGCGAAGATCTATCTATTATTGAAAATGCATCCATTGTCTTTGATTCAAATGAAATTAAGTGGGTTGGTCCTCATACAGACCTTCCAGCAGATTATGCTGGAATATCAACAGAAGACTTTACTGGAAAAGTCTTACTTCCTGAAGTTGTTGACTCCCACACTCACCTTGTATTTGGCGGTGATCGCTCGAATGAGTACTCAATGCGACTAAATGGTGCTGACTATCAAGAGATTGCAAATGCTGGAGGTGGAATACTTTCAACTATGAAATCTACCAATAATTTAACTCAAAAAGAGCTTCTTGATCTTGCCATCTCAAGAGTTGAAAAGATTCACTCTTATGGAGTTGGCACGATAGAAGTAAAGAGTGGATATGGCCTAAATTATGAAAAAGAAAAAGAATGTTCGTTGATTATTGATAAATTAAAAAGCCATTTTAAAGGAAGAGTACAAATAATAAATACATTTATGGCCGCTCATGCTGTTCCTGCGAAGTATTCAAGTTCAAACGAATATTTAAATAAAGTAGTTATTCCTCTTCTAAAAGAGCTAGCTCCATTGCACATTATTGATGCTGTTGATATTTTTCACGAAAGTGGATATTTTGACGAAGTTGATACTCAACAACTTTTTGATGTTGCAAGTATTCTAGGAATTAGAGTTAAAAGCCATGCTGATGAGTTTCAAGACAATAAAGGCGCTATTCTTGCGGCTAAAAATGGTGCTCTTAGTACTGACCACTTACTAATGACTTCACAGGATGGAATCGAGGCCCTCGCCAATTCATCAACTGTTGCAACTCTCTTACCGGGAACAGGTTTCTTTCTTGGAAAGCCACAAGCAGATGCTAAAGCTTTTTTTGACGCCGGTGTTAAGGTTGCTATCGCATCTGACTATAATCCTGGATCATGTCACTGTGATAATGTTATATTGATCGCTTCAATAGCAGCACCACACTACAAAATGAATATTGCTCACCTATGGAGCGCAATTACACTCAACGCTGCTCATGCACTTGGGCTCAAAAATCAAGGCGCTATTCAAGAAGGCTTAGCCCCTCGCTTTAGCATCTTTGATGTAAATCATATTGATAAGATTACTTACAACTGGGGAACTAACTTTAGTATTAACTAA
- a CDS encoding outer membrane protein: MKIFSLIILLFSINTYANESMRRCMILPIKDSVGGAIGFKVYERVEKYLRRSEWCYYKHNSEIINILGNYKKNLDEHLANPEVIKIVAQKTKAGSIIKASVESVGKGVNVSLEVLGDNGTDVYFKEKLQLTTNDPVMIAQTIMNWLDLYEKNIPYDGRILGVLGNQFTVDLGKGYGVFQNDDVEILRPIKKKKHPLFKEIVDWETEKLADGKIFYVSVNQSQGKIDKYVTRKRAEINDWVIVKKDQSNTKNLNNLPYDQDSKNDFKFGKLGTAAIFATLGSGKISSSTGSDTRNMSGTLFGVNLDVEVWATRNIWTSFELGAKFGTYSKSSGNLTTNENSAANRILKLKVGYKYLPLGFFYGPQLDGYVGYAGYNYGVDSQVGDRIGEVSFNGLLLGGRGSIPIMKKFRAYLGIEFMLTSSYTEEVFLYGQDESSKHYSIELGTSYAYSPNMAIEGGVDFNSNEAEFAGGESLSFKDTNFKAGVRFNF; encoded by the coding sequence ATGAAAATTTTCTCATTGATAATATTACTCTTTTCAATAAATACGTATGCAAACGAAAGTATGCGACGATGTATGATTCTTCCAATTAAAGACTCGGTTGGAGGAGCAATAGGCTTCAAAGTTTATGAAAGAGTTGAAAAATATCTAAGAAGATCAGAGTGGTGCTACTACAAGCATAATTCTGAAATAATCAATATATTGGGTAATTATAAAAAGAACCTTGATGAGCATTTAGCGAATCCTGAGGTTATTAAAATTGTTGCTCAAAAAACAAAGGCCGGAAGTATAATTAAGGCCTCAGTTGAAAGCGTAGGAAAAGGTGTAAACGTAAGCTTAGAAGTCCTAGGTGATAACGGAACGGATGTATACTTTAAAGAGAAATTACAACTAACTACTAACGACCCTGTAATGATTGCGCAAACAATAATGAATTGGCTGGATCTTTATGAGAAGAATATACCTTACGATGGAAGAATTCTTGGAGTGCTAGGTAACCAATTTACGGTTGATTTAGGAAAAGGTTACGGCGTATTTCAAAATGATGATGTTGAAATACTTAGACCAATTAAAAAGAAAAAGCATCCTTTGTTTAAAGAAATAGTAGACTGGGAAACAGAGAAGTTAGCAGATGGAAAGATATTTTATGTTTCTGTAAATCAATCACAAGGAAAGATTGATAAATATGTTACTAGAAAAAGAGCAGAAATAAATGATTGGGTTATTGTAAAAAAAGATCAGTCTAATACTAAAAACTTAAATAACCTTCCATATGACCAAGATTCAAAAAATGATTTTAAATTTGGTAAGCTAGGGACAGCAGCGATATTTGCGACACTTGGTAGTGGTAAGATTTCTAGTTCAACTGGTTCAGATACTCGTAATATGAGTGGTACTCTCTTTGGAGTGAATCTTGATGTGGAAGTGTGGGCCACGCGTAATATTTGGACTAGTTTCGAATTGGGAGCAAAGTTTGGAACATATTCTAAAAGTAGCGGTAATTTAACAACGAATGAAAACTCCGCAGCAAATAGAATTCTCAAGTTAAAAGTAGGATATAAATATCTTCCATTAGGTTTCTTTTATGGGCCACAGTTAGATGGCTATGTAGGCTACGCAGGATATAACTATGGTGTTGACTCTCAAGTTGGAGACAGGATCGGAGAAGTTTCATTTAACGGATTATTATTGGGAGGAAGAGGCTCAATACCTATAATGAAAAAATTTAGGGCCTATCTAGGTATTGAATTTATGCTCACGTCTAGCTATACAGAGGAAGTATTTCTATATGGTCAAGATGAAAGTAGTAAGCATTACAGCATTGAACTTGGAACAAGTTATGCTTATAGTCCAAATATGGCGATCGAAGGTGGAGTTGACTTTAATAGTAATGAAGCAGAGTTTGCTGGTGGTGAATCATTATCTTTCAAAGACACTAACTTTAAAGCAGGTGTAAGGTTTAATTTTTAA
- a CDS encoding phosphatidylserine/phosphatidylglycerophosphate/cardiolipin synthase family protein, whose product MKTLIFLFICTLSLSSLAKDFYSKFSPHEGTEAFEIIYDKVKSSNKSVYATIYSWSDKGITDSFKEALANGSEVKIVLHPSLAKKDSIKKVATELEQLGAHLKIAKMNMHEKFFIIDGSFLVNSSANMSNGAKSRYSENFIYHDNKSPQGKTLLTQFNKEFVILWNSAKDIFTAQEGIAPKMASSSNTNLPADTETRLYSSSMNFSIKENKPTSSAYKSGKYISLSRIGGTSKQTWQVRDAIIGKIDNANKNILLSLNHFNIKAISDALIRAVKRGVEVKLAVDNQEFKTNINNKEMTPQFVADWKSLPGNSKLTPPVRVKFYSISPSPRHWLLNHHKFIIVDYDEEDFSKTTLISGSYNLSKTAEHNQFDNMVFYNGLVNSKLFKEFKLEFDNQWSWNRTEQDLPDQEVLNLFTTLKGDSSIPLHSKEAISLSWKEVKALRSKISKVASGIFNGLYRKRDCLYYDFVKKSFWGCPR is encoded by the coding sequence ATGAAGACATTAATTTTTCTTTTTATATGTACATTATCTCTTTCAAGTCTTGCTAAAGACTTTTATTCAAAGTTCTCTCCGCATGAAGGTACAGAAGCATTTGAAATTATTTATGACAAAGTAAAGTCTTCTAATAAATCTGTATACGCGACAATCTATTCCTGGTCTGACAAGGGAATAACAGACTCTTTTAAAGAAGCACTAGCAAATGGTAGTGAAGTTAAAATTGTTCTACACCCTAGTCTAGCTAAAAAAGACTCGATAAAGAAAGTAGCCACTGAGCTTGAACAGCTAGGCGCACACCTTAAAATTGCGAAGATGAATATGCATGAGAAATTTTTCATTATAGATGGAAGTTTCCTAGTCAACTCTTCGGCCAATATGTCTAATGGAGCAAAGTCTAGATATAGTGAGAATTTTATTTACCATGATAATAAATCTCCTCAAGGTAAAACTCTATTAACACAATTCAATAAGGAGTTTGTAATCCTTTGGAACTCAGCAAAGGATATTTTCACGGCCCAAGAAGGAATTGCTCCAAAAATGGCTTCTTCTTCAAATACCAATCTTCCTGCAGATACTGAAACACGACTATATAGTAGTTCTATGAACTTCAGCATTAAAGAAAATAAGCCAACTTCAAGTGCCTATAAATCAGGAAAGTATATTTCTCTTAGTAGGATAGGTGGAACCTCTAAGCAAACATGGCAAGTTAGAGATGCAATTATTGGTAAAATTGATAACGCTAATAAAAATATACTTCTTTCATTAAATCATTTTAATATTAAAGCGATTTCTGATGCTCTTATTCGCGCAGTTAAGCGTGGAGTAGAAGTTAAACTCGCAGTAGATAATCAAGAATTTAAAACGAATATTAATAATAAAGAAATGACTCCACAATTTGTAGCTGACTGGAAATCACTTCCTGGCAATTCTAAGCTTACACCTCCAGTGAGAGTTAAGTTCTATTCAATCTCACCATCTCCAAGACACTGGTTACTTAATCATCATAAATTTATTATCGTAGATTATGACGAAGAAGACTTCTCTAAAACTACTCTAATCTCAGGATCATATAACTTAAGTAAAACAGCTGAGCACAACCAATTTGATAACATGGTTTTCTATAACGGCCTAGTAAACTCCAAACTATTTAAAGAGTTCAAATTAGAGTTTGATAATCAATGGAGCTGGAACAGAACTGAACAGGATTTACCAGACCAAGAAGTACTCAATCTATTTACTACACTTAAAGGCGACTCATCTATCCCACTTCACTCTAAAGAAGCTATTTCACTAAGTTGGAAAGAGGTTAAAGCATTAAGATCTAAGATTTCAAAAGTTGCGTCGGGCATTTTCAACGGCTTATATAGAAAAAGAGACTGCCTCTACTATGACTTTGTAAAGAAAAGCTTCTGGGGTTGCCCAAGATAA
- a CDS encoding globin domain-containing protein — MNLNSDHLLQNLDLFVEFFYDHFFEQTFEVSHIFRNTEIGKQKFEFKQSIRAILEYKNNISDLDPYFEDLGVRHMCYEVTNRHYQLAKNSFLYALEKTYAQQWNSEIEMNWNAIIDYISKQMKRGVINYERAS; from the coding sequence ATGAACCTTAATAGCGACCATTTACTTCAAAATTTAGACCTCTTTGTAGAATTCTTCTATGATCATTTCTTCGAACAAACATTTGAAGTTTCACATATTTTTAGAAATACAGAAATTGGTAAACAAAAATTTGAGTTTAAGCAATCAATCCGAGCTATCTTAGAATATAAGAATAATATCTCAGATCTTGATCCATACTTTGAAGACTTAGGCGTACGACACATGTGCTACGAAGTAACAAATAGACACTATCAACTTGCTAAGAATTCCTTCTTGTACGCATTAGAAAAAACCTATGCTCAACAATGGAATTCTGAAATTGAAATGAATTGGAATGCAATAATAGACTACATTTCTAAACAAATGAAAAGAGGAGTTATCAATTATGAACGAGCCTCTTAA
- a CDS encoding Kazal-type serine protease inhibitor domain-containing protein, producing MSKNYFLIILFLLTSCLFNSEIKKTSSVQSQCNCTFEFNPVCSNGTTYDNPCLAKCKGVSTFEIGKCECNPNSGPVCATPPMQACPEGMLCTQVMPIPKQYDNECEMNKERATIVKPGACP from the coding sequence ATGAGTAAGAACTACTTCTTAATAATACTATTTCTTCTCACTTCCTGTTTATTTAATAGTGAAATAAAAAAAACTTCTAGTGTACAGTCGCAATGCAATTGTACCTTTGAATTCAACCCTGTTTGTTCAAACGGAACTACTTATGACAATCCTTGCCTCGCAAAGTGTAAAGGAGTCTCCACTTTCGAAATAGGAAAGTGCGAATGTAATCCTAACTCAGGTCCAGTATGCGCGACTCCTCCTATGCAAGCTTGCCCCGAAGGTATGCTTTGTACACAAGTTATGCCCATTCCTAAACAATATGATAATGAATGTGAGATGAATAAAGAACGCGCGACTATTGTAAAACCTGGCGCTTGTCCTTAA
- the glpK gene encoding glycerol kinase GlpK: MSYILSIDQGTTGTTAVLINADSLEFIDKVNCEFTQHFPKPGWVEHDLNDIWNTIKRTITDVLTKNSISSKDIKCIGITNQRETTCAFNKAGQPLAKAIVWQDRRTSSFCESLSSKENYIKEKTGLKIDSYFSGTKMRWLLNHNDAVKMASKNDDLLFGTIDTFILYKLTGNTSHKTEASNASRTLLMDLKTCQWDNELLELFEVPKTTLPSICDSFSNFGHTQGLDFLDDGIQISGILGDQQSALFGQAGLTKGDMKCTYGTGAFMLLNTGNEIKYSNNGLLTTVAYKENGKAYYALEGSTYICGAAVQWLRDNLHLFKNSSDIEGLAAQVKDLSQMEHVMFLPFFTGIGSPQWNSEAKAAIVGLTRDTSDKHIARACLDGMCLSINDLITAMSADTGHKIDELRVDGGAVANDLLMTIQATVSDLKIIRPRIIETTAYGAALAAAIGSKIIDKSKVLDMWKEDKFFQPKADEIEHYKMKKEKWSKIIKTIY; encoded by the coding sequence ATGAGTTATATACTCTCAATTGACCAGGGTACTACTGGTACAACAGCAGTATTGATTAATGCTGATTCATTAGAATTTATTGACAAGGTTAACTGTGAATTTACACAACATTTTCCAAAACCAGGTTGGGTTGAACACGATCTTAATGACATTTGGAACACAATAAAAAGAACAATAACAGATGTCTTAACAAAGAACTCAATTTCTTCAAAAGATATAAAGTGTATTGGTATAACAAATCAAAGAGAGACAACTTGTGCCTTCAACAAGGCAGGACAGCCTCTGGCAAAAGCTATTGTATGGCAAGATAGAAGAACTTCGTCATTTTGTGAATCACTCTCTTCTAAAGAAAACTATATAAAGGAAAAAACTGGATTAAAAATTGATTCATATTTTTCTGGAACAAAAATGAGATGGCTTTTAAATCATAACGACGCTGTTAAGATGGCATCAAAGAATGATGATTTATTATTTGGAACGATAGATACTTTCATTCTTTATAAGTTAACTGGTAACACATCTCATAAAACTGAAGCTTCAAATGCTTCAAGAACACTACTGATGGATCTAAAAACCTGTCAATGGGATAATGAACTATTAGAGCTATTTGAGGTTCCAAAAACTACTTTACCAAGCATATGTGATTCTTTTAGTAATTTTGGACACACACAGGGTTTAGACTTTCTTGACGACGGGATACAAATCTCTGGAATCTTAGGGGACCAACAAAGTGCTTTATTTGGACAAGCCGGACTTACAAAGGGTGACATGAAATGTACTTATGGTACTGGAGCATTCATGTTGCTCAATACAGGCAATGAAATTAAATATTCAAATAATGGTTTGTTAACAACTGTAGCTTACAAAGAAAATGGAAAGGCCTATTATGCACTTGAGGGAAGTACTTATATTTGTGGAGCTGCTGTTCAATGGCTAAGGGATAACTTACACTTATTTAAAAATAGCTCGGACATTGAAGGCCTAGCTGCTCAAGTAAAAGACCTAAGTCAAATGGAACACGTTATGTTTCTTCCATTTTTTACAGGTATAGGGTCCCCACAATGGAATTCTGAGGCCAAGGCAGCAATAGTTGGCCTAACAAGAGATACAAGTGATAAGCATATCGCGAGGGCCTGCCTAGATGGAATGTGTCTATCAATAAATGACTTAATAACTGCCATGTCAGCAGACACTGGCCATAAGATTGATGAGCTCAGAGTTGATGGTGGAGCTGTTGCAAATGATTTACTGATGACAATTCAGGCAACAGTTTCTGACTTAAAAATAATAAGGCCAAGAATAATCGAAACGACAGCATATGGCGCCGCCTTAGCAGCTGCTATTGGTTCAAAAATTATTGATAAATCTAAAGTTCTCGATATGTGGAAGGAAGACAAGTTTTTTCAACCTAAAGCTGATGAGATAGAGCACTACAAAATGAAAAAAGAGAAGTGGTCTAAAATAATTAAAACTATTTATTAA
- the radA gene encoding DNA repair protein RadA, whose protein sequence is MAKKNSTIYTCSGCGYQTAKWMGKCPDCQEWNSFEEETYASKAEMKAMTTVSMKDGATPKKISEIETETYSRNKTGIGEFDRVLGGGLVPGSLILIGGEPGIGKSTLLTELLAKLSNINPKDGILYVSGEESVSQVAERSKRLGLKDANYYIYNETNWQRVHQQIKKIKPTFMVLDSIQTTTSSDIPSAPGTVSQIREVTYQLMNHVKANGITCFIVGHITKEGSIAGPKILEHMVDTVVYFEGDQFGHYRMLRAIKNRFGNTNEVGIFEMKENGLKEVANPAQYFLDENLDKTAGRSLSCINEGSRPLFVEVQALVVENNFGNGRRTTQGIDNNRLAMLVAVIEKYMNLPMSANDIYVNVVGGMKLKTRDTDLSVIASLLSSFKNSSLDNQTIFLGEVGLTGEVRSVSHFEKRLKEMEQLNYKKLVTSQKLAKEYKSKSKVKIIGIKKVTELYDLFKE, encoded by the coding sequence ATGGCCAAAAAGAATTCAACTATTTATACGTGCTCTGGATGTGGTTATCAGACGGCTAAATGGATGGGGAAGTGTCCAGATTGCCAAGAGTGGAATAGTTTTGAAGAGGAAACTTACGCTTCAAAGGCCGAAATGAAGGCGATGACTACAGTTTCAATGAAAGATGGTGCAACACCAAAGAAGATATCAGAAATAGAAACTGAGACATATTCTAGAAATAAAACTGGAATTGGTGAGTTCGATAGAGTCTTAGGTGGAGGACTAGTACCGGGAAGTTTAATTCTTATCGGAGGAGAGCCAGGAATTGGTAAATCAACATTGCTAACTGAACTTCTTGCAAAACTCTCAAATATAAATCCTAAAGATGGAATTTTGTATGTCTCTGGCGAAGAGTCTGTTTCACAAGTTGCCGAAAGGTCTAAGAGGTTGGGCCTAAAGGATGCTAATTACTACATTTATAATGAAACTAACTGGCAACGTGTACATCAACAAATTAAGAAAATTAAACCAACATTTATGGTTTTAGATTCGATCCAAACAACTACTTCCTCTGATATTCCTTCGGCTCCAGGAACAGTGTCTCAAATTAGAGAAGTTACTTATCAGCTTATGAATCATGTTAAAGCAAATGGAATTACTTGTTTCATTGTTGGTCATATTACAAAAGAGGGCTCAATTGCCGGACCTAAAATCCTTGAACACATGGTTGATACTGTCGTCTATTTCGAAGGAGATCAGTTTGGTCACTATCGTATGCTAAGAGCGATTAAAAATAGATTTGGTAATACAAATGAAGTTGGAATATTTGAGATGAAAGAGAATGGGTTGAAAGAAGTAGCTAACCCAGCTCAGTATTTTCTAGATGAAAACCTCGATAAGACAGCAGGACGTAGTCTGAGCTGTATTAATGAGGGTTCAAGACCATTATTTGTTGAAGTTCAAGCACTAGTAGTTGAGAATAATTTTGGTAACGGCAGAAGAACTACTCAAGGAATTGATAATAATAGATTAGCAATGCTAGTTGCTGTAATCGAAAAATATATGAATTTACCAATGAGCGCTAATGACATATACGTAAATGTTGTTGGAGGAATGAAGTTGAAAACAAGAGATACTGATCTAAGTGTTATTGCTTCACTATTGAGCTCTTTCAAAAACTCGTCCTTAGATAATCAAACAATTTTTTTGGGAGAAGTAGGACTTACAGGTGAAGTTAGAAGTGTAAGCCACTTTGAAAAAAGACTTAAAGAGATGGAGCAACTAAACTATAAAAAATTAGTAACTTCTCAAAAACTGGCTAAAGAATATAAGTCAAAGTCTAAAGTAAAAATTATTGGCATTAAAAAAGTTACTGAACTCTATGATCTATTTAAAGAATAG
- the ligA gene encoding NAD-dependent DNA ligase LigA, translating to MNRVEELEALIEKHKILYYQGKAEIEDHVYDSLEDELRELKPNSSILQAVGSVTTGNAKVKHDHKMLSLNKTYKYDDLVAWSENRTIISMYKIDGMSCSLIYEKGQLVMAKTRGDGTFGENITAKAQWLSSIPKAIDLKERIEVRGEIYCEEASFFHLSDEMVSLGLDKPTSQRNIVAGIISRKDHVELSRHLSFTAFESIYENNINTEHEKMLALKKLGFNILDYVVHKSESTIKETIEDAKVFMAEGDYLIDGIVFSFDDLKWHREMGETAHHPRYKMAFKFQGESKETKINEIAWGVSRNGILTPVANVEPVELSGATISRVTLHNYGLVRQYELKKGDTIEIIRSGEVIPKFLSVVTSAENQFQVPENCPSCDESVTVEDIRLVCKNETCPAIIKESILNFIQKIGIDDLSSKRLDELINSKLITKISDLYTINEEQLMSLDKVQQKLADKLISSINKSKNVELVNFLAALGISGGAYNKCEKVIFAGYNTLEKIKSLTVEKLEQIDGFANKSATEFITSLNSKLDLIEQLEEVGFVFEEVERKQTEISNKKICITGSLSEKRSVIEASIRDGGGVVVSSVSKNTDFLLTNDKTTNSSKLKKALELNLTIINEEELKKILN from the coding sequence ATGAATAGAGTTGAAGAATTAGAAGCACTTATAGAAAAGCACAAGATCTTATACTATCAAGGTAAAGCCGAGATAGAAGATCACGTTTACGACTCTCTAGAAGATGAGTTACGTGAACTAAAACCAAATAGTTCAATACTTCAAGCAGTTGGGTCTGTTACTACTGGCAATGCCAAAGTGAAGCATGACCATAAGATGTTGAGCTTAAATAAGACTTATAAATATGATGACTTAGTTGCTTGGAGCGAAAATAGAACGATTATTTCTATGTATAAAATAGATGGGATGAGTTGTTCATTAATCTATGAAAAAGGACAGCTTGTAATGGCCAAGACTAGAGGTGATGGTACCTTTGGTGAAAATATTACGGCCAAGGCACAATGGTTAAGCTCAATTCCTAAGGCAATTGATTTGAAGGAGCGGATTGAAGTTCGTGGCGAGATCTATTGTGAAGAGGCAAGTTTTTTCCATTTATCAGATGAAATGGTATCGCTAGGTTTAGACAAGCCTACATCTCAGAGAAATATAGTTGCCGGTATAATCTCTAGAAAAGATCACGTTGAGCTCTCTAGACACTTATCTTTTACCGCTTTTGAATCAATCTATGAAAATAATATAAATACAGAACATGAAAAAATGCTGGCTCTTAAAAAGCTTGGTTTCAATATTCTAGACTATGTCGTTCATAAGAGTGAAAGTACGATTAAAGAGACGATAGAAGATGCAAAAGTATTCATGGCAGAAGGTGATTATCTTATTGATGGAATTGTTTTTAGTTTTGATGATTTAAAATGGCATCGTGAAATGGGAGAAACTGCCCATCACCCACGTTACAAAATGGCCTTTAAGTTTCAAGGTGAATCAAAAGAGACAAAGATTAATGAGATTGCGTGGGGTGTTTCTCGAAATGGTATATTGACGCCAGTAGCGAATGTAGAGCCTGTAGAACTAAGTGGAGCTACAATATCAAGAGTAACTCTACATAATTATGGTCTTGTCCGACAGTATGAACTTAAGAAAGGCGATACCATTGAAATAATTCGCTCTGGTGAAGTTATTCCAAAGTTTTTATCAGTAGTCACATCAGCAGAGAATCAATTTCAGGTTCCTGAAAATTGCCCTAGTTGTGATGAATCAGTTACCGTTGAAGATATAAGACTTGTCTGTAAAAATGAAACCTGTCCTGCAATCATAAAAGAAAGCATCTTAAATTTTATTCAAAAGATTGGAATAGATGATCTTAGTAGTAAAAGATTGGATGAATTAATTAACTCTAAGCTTATTACTAAAATATCAGATCTTTACACCATAAATGAAGAACAGTTAATGAGTCTTGATAAGGTTCAGCAGAAACTGGCCGATAAATTGATATCTTCTATTAATAAAAGCAAGAATGTAGAACTAGTTAATTTTCTAGCAGCATTAGGCATAAGTGGTGGTGCGTATAATAAATGTGAGAAAGTTATTTTTGCTGGTTATAATACACTTGAAAAGATCAAGTCTCTAACGGTTGAAAAGCTTGAGCAGATTGATGGTTTTGCAAATAAGTCTGCAACTGAGTTTATAACATCTCTTAACTCGAAACTAGATCTAATTGAGCAATTAGAAGAAGTAGGATTTGTATTTGAAGAGGTGGAAAGAAAGCAAACTGAGATTTCGAATAAGAAAATTTGTATCACAGGTTCTCTTTCAGAGAAAAGATCAGTTATAGAGGCAAGTATTCGCGATGGTGGAGGTGTAGTTGTAAGCTCTGTCTCAAAGAATACTGACTTTTTGTTAACAAATGATAAAACAACTAACTCGAGCAAATTAAAAAAAGCCTTAGAGCTTAATTTAACAATAATCAATGAAGAGGAATTAAAAAAGATTCTTAACTGA
- a CDS encoding TlpA disulfide reductase family protein — MKKFFPIYLLFITLSVVTVGQMMFNWLDLKAGSTNVEKKVFSHYESLYSQLELSDISGEKIKLKELKSPIVILNFWATWCQPCLEEFPSIVALRNKYTEDQVRVLGINQDDEKQIINIKKAVKKFNLNFSNIADVNGSILEKFMISAIPVSIIYHNGKVIEVSNGAKDYSSEEVIEKFNSLLKL, encoded by the coding sequence ATGAAGAAATTTTTTCCAATTTATCTATTATTCATCACTTTATCTGTTGTTACAGTAGGGCAGATGATGTTTAACTGGCTTGATTTAAAGGCCGGGTCAACAAATGTTGAGAAAAAAGTTTTTTCCCACTATGAGTCTCTTTATTCTCAATTAGAGTTATCTGATATCTCAGGCGAAAAAATTAAGCTAAAAGAGTTAAAGAGTCCTATTGTAATATTGAACTTTTGGGCCACGTGGTGTCAGCCATGCTTAGAAGAGTTTCCATCAATTGTGGCATTAAGAAATAAATACACTGAAGATCAAGTTCGTGTTCTTGGAATTAATCAAGATGACGAAAAGCAAATAATAAATATAAAAAAAGCAGTTAAGAAGTTTAATCTAAATTTTTCTAATATTGCTGATGTTAACGGATCGATATTAGAGAAATTTATGATTTCTGCTATTCCAGTTTCTATTATCTACCACAATGGCAAAGTAATCGAAGTGTCTAATGGGGCCAAAGATTACTCTTCTGAAGAGGTCATTGAGAAATTTAACTCTCTACTTAAACTTTAA